Part of the Sodalinema gerasimenkoae IPPAS B-353 genome is shown below.
AGGTTGATATAAAACTGGTCTTCAAATAACAGGGCTTCTTCAGCATCGGTTAGGGTGAACTTGCCGGTGAAGCCATTGTCTGGCGTCACGGTGAGGTTGCGGACGATAGGGCCGTTGGTGCCGGCTGCCCCGTTATGGATATGAATAGCACTTTCGGGATTCCCTTCGATATCGGGACCACCCACGGGAAAGAGGGCACTGGTGAGGTCACTGAAGCTGCCGTTGATTTTTAGCTTGTTCGTGGCATCGTCATAAATGACGTCAAAGGTGGCAGTGGCTGGCCCGTCCGGGGGAGTCATGTCGCCGACTTCTTGGGATTCTTCCATGGGAAGACCCCGAGTCACAATGTCGTTTTCTTGAACAACGTTGATCTGTCCCCGCAATTCCCCAGGGTTATACAGTTGGGTGTGGAGGTTGACGTAAAAGCTGTTGTTGAGCAGCAGTTGCTCTTCGTCGTCGGTGAGGGTGAAGTCTCCCTGAAGTCCTCCGGTATCGAAGCCACCCACGTCGATACGGTATAGCTCATTGCTGGTGCTCAATCCATAGACTAAGCCATCGGCGGGGCGTGTATCGATACCAATTAGGGTTCCGTCGACTCCGGTTACGGGAATGCTGGTAGTTTCGGCAGGATTATCCGCGTTGAAGGATACGAGTGTGTTGTTGTTGGTCAGTGCTAGTAAAGAAGTCATGAGTTACTTTGTTGTATCTAACATTTAAGGATTGACAGTTGCAACGCGGGTTACGACCGGGACGACGGATCGGACAATACGTATCGGAAAATACATACCGGTACGTCAAGGTTGTGGAATTGGTTTCACAATTTCCTATTTTTTTTCCGATGGGGGCAGTCTGCGAGGGGCGATCGCCATCATGGAAGACAAACTATCAACACGGCTTTGGCAGGCTGATTTTGTGTAGAATAGACGAGCTATATACTTCGTCGAACAAGGCATCAACTGTGCGTATCTCACTCAACTGGTTGCAAACCCTCATTAAGATTGATCTAACTGCGGACGACCTGGCCCATCGCCTCACTATGGCGGGGTTTGAAGTGGAGGAGATTGAAGAGCGCAGCACCTGGGCCGATGGGGTGGTGATCGGTAAGATTGTGAGCATTGAGCCTCATCCCAATGCCGATAAGCTGCGGGTGTGCCAAGTTGATATTGGCAGCGCTGAGCTTCAGCAGATTGTCTGTGGTGCGCCCAATGCGCAGGCAGATATCTACGTTCCGGTGGCTACAATCGGCACGAAGCTGCCTCAAGTGGATCTCAAGATTAAACCCACCAAACTGCGGGGCGTCCCCTCGAATGGCATGATTTGCTCCCTAGAGGAGGTGGGGTTAACCTCCGAGATTGACGGCATTCATATCTTCGCCGAGGGTAATGATAGTGAGTTCCAGGGCAAGATTGGCGCCGATGCGCGGCCATTTCTGGGACTCGATGACTCGATTTTAGACTTGACGGCCACGGCAAACCGAGCCGATGCTCTGAGTATGGTGGGTGTGGCCCGAGAAGTGGCGGCGTTGACGGGGGATAAGCTGGAGTTACCCCAGGTTGAGGTGGCTGAGATTGCCCCGAAGGAATCTCTGACGGTTGAGGTGGCCCAGACAAAGGCCTGTCCAGCGTATATTGGCACGATGATTGAAGGGGTAACGATCGCCCCCTCGCCGGACTGGCTACAACAACGACTGCAAGCGGCGGGGGTGCGTCCTATTAATAATGTGGTGGATATTACCAACTATGTGATGTTGGAATGGGGACAACCCCTGCACGCCTTTGACTGCGATCGCCTGCAACAGCTCACCGGTCAAGATTCCCTAACGATTGGGGTTCGTTACGCCAAAGATGCGGAAACCCTAAAAACCCTCGATGGCCAGGAGCGCAGCCTTCAGGAGACCAATCTGCTGATTACCGTCAATGATCACCCCGTGGCCCTAGCGGGAGTCATGGGAGGGGGAGAGAGCGAAGTCCATTCGGGAACCACGAATTTGGTCTTAGAGGCCGCCCTATTTGACCCAGTGGCCGTGCGTCGTTCCTCCCGTAGTCAGAATTTGCGGAGTGAGTCCTCCTCGCGCTATGAACGGGGAGTCAACTTTGCTGAGTTAGAAACGGCCTGTCAACGGGCGATCGCCCTCATCAGCGAATTAGCGGGCGGGACTCCGGTGTCCCAAGCCAAGGCCGATTCTCGCCCCGATTTGTCTCAAACGCTCACTCTACGAGCGGCCCGGGTGCGTCATGTTCTCGGTCCAGTGCATCTCGGGGATGAGGTGGGCGACCTCCCGGAAGCGGATATGAAACAAATCCTGGAACGCCTCAACTTTGGCGTCACTTCCACGGAAGAAGCGGGAGTTTGGACGGTGCAGGTTCCCCCTTACCGTCGCCGGGATATCGAACGGGAAATTGATTTAATCGAGGAAATTGCCCGTCTCTATGGCTACGATAACTTCTGCGAAACGCTGCCCAAACAGGGTACGTTGGGCCAGCTTTCTCCAGAATTTGCCCTGACGGGACAGTTGCGGGAAGCCCTACGGGGGGCTGGTTTAACGGAACTGATCCACTATTCTTTGGTTAAACCTAGCCAAGAGCAACAAATTTGCTTAGGGAATCCTCTATTCGCGGAGTATTCCGCCCTACGGACAGAACTTCTCCCAGGGATGATTGATGCTTTTGAGTACAACCTGAAACAGGGAAATGGGGCGCTCAATGGCTTTGAGATTGGGCGAGTGTTTTGGAAAGAAGAGGACAGCTATCAGGAGAAAAATGTGGTGGCCGGGATTCTTGGGGGCGATCGCACTCAGGGACGTTGGTTACGGTCTGGGAAGGAACACCCCATGTCCTGGTTTGAAGCCAAAGGGGTGTTACAAGGAGTCTTTGATCGCCTGGGTTTAGCGGTCTCCTATCAAGCCGATGCTGGAGATGAGCGACTGCATCCTGGACGCACCGCTTCCTTATGGTTGCGGGGTCGTCAGTTAGGACGCTTTGGCCAGCTTCATCCCCAGTTGCGTCAAGAACGGGAACTTCCCGATGAAGTCTATGTGTTTGAGTTGGAGTTAAGTCTACTCCTAGAAGCCCTGCCATCGAGCCAAGTTCCGAAGTTCAAACCCTTTTCTACGTTCCCCGCCAGCGATCGCGATTTAGCCTTTTTTGCTCCGATTGACGCGGAAGTCTTGGAGTTAGAAAAAGCCATGAGTCGGGCTGGAGGTAAGTTATTGGAGTCCGTGGAACTGTTCGATGAGTATCGTGGGGAATCGGTTCCTGAAGGTCAGCGCAGTCTAGCCTTTCGTTTAGTGTATCGGGCCGGCGATCGCACCCTCAAAGACAAGGATGTGGACACCGCTCATCAAAAGGTGCGCGATGCGGTCGTCAAAAAATTTAAGGTTAACTTAAGGAGCTAGCTCAAGTGTAGGGGCAGAGGCTATCCCGTTAGGTAGAAGAGGACGGTTCTTCGTGCTATCAGTATTGCCTGTTACAATTTTAGCAAGCCCTGTTAGGTAAACGAATGGCTTTCTGGCAACGCTACCGACCGACCCATTGTCTGGAGAATCTGCCCTTACGCGCGGTGCTGATTGTCCCCTTTGTGGTGCAAGTCACATTTGCTGTTGGATTGACGGGGTGGATTGCTTGGCGTAACGGGCAAAAAGCGGTCAATGATTTAGCCGAACAACTGCGCTCTGAAGTGACCCTACGCATTGAGCAAAAACTGAATACCTTCCTAGAAATACCGCCCACAATCAATCACATCAATGAAAATGCCCTGAGACTCGGTTATATCTCCACAACCGATCTTGAGCCGCTGTACCCTCATTTTTTTGCCCAGGCCCAGGAATTTGAGCAGGCGGGGGGTATCTTTTTTGGCCGGGCCGACGGTGAATTCATTGGTAATGGCAATTTTGGTCCCCGTTATTCTCATCAACTGATGATGGCTGGTGCAGCGACTGATGGGGCCATTCACTTTTATGATGTGGATCATGACGGTCGGCCAGTAGAGTTAGAAAGGGTCACTCCTGGCTTTGATCCTCGGGAGCGTCCTTGGTATCAAGCTGCAATGACTGCTGGTACATCAACCTGGGGCGAGATTTTTCCCTATCATGCGTATACGTTGCTGGCGATTCCTATGGCAACCCCCATTTATGATGACAATGGGTCGCTGATAGGGGTGTTTGGTAACAACTTTTTCCTAGATCAAATCAGTGATTTTTTAAGTGATTTGAAGGTAAGTCAAACTGGACAGACATATATCATTGAGCGCAATGGCAATCTTGTCGCCAGTTCTACCTTGTCCGAACCGTTTACGGTTGAGGATGGTGTGACTTATCGTCTGAATAGTTTGGACAGTGGCGATCCAGTGCTTGACGCATCCGCAGAGCTTCTTAGCGATCGCTACCCAGAATTAGATACCATTCAAGCTCCAGTTCAATTGGACTTCAGCTACGAGCAGGAACGCTATTTTGTACAAGTTTCTCCATTTCAAGATGAATTTGGTCTCGATTGGCTAATTGTTGTCATAATGCCAGAATCAGATTTTATGGCGCAAATCAATGCCAATACTCGCAATTCAATTTTGCTCTGTTTAGCCGCTCTAGGAGTCGCAATTGTATCAGGATTGCTAACGAGCCGTTGGATTATGCGCTCTGTGATTCCGCTGATGAAGGCATCGTCTGCGATCGCGAAAGGGGAACTCTCTCAGGCGATTAAACCGGGACGTTTACGGGAGTTGGCGATTTTGGCCAAAACCTTTAATCATATGTCCCAACGCCTACAACGTTCCTTTGCTGCCCTGAACACAGCTCATCAAAACCTTCAGGAAAGTGAAGAAAAATTTCGCTACTTTGCCGAAAACAGCGATGCAGTCCTCTGGATATTTGACCGGTTTCAGCGCCGTTTTATCTATGTTAGCCCCGCCTGCTGTGATGTGTGGGGTTGTGAGGAATCAAGGCTCTTGAGTCAGTCCAGTCACTTGCTACGTCGCCTTCTCCCCGAAGATCGTAAAGAACTCTTGAACGCTCTACGGCAGATTGAGCAAACCCATACCCTTGTAATTGATTACCGCATTGTTGAGGCAGATGGCTCGGTATGTTGGGTTCGCGATCACGTCTTTCTTTTAGAGAATGGTCAAGGTGACACACCCTGGCTCGGGGGAATTGCTGAAGATATTACTGAGCGCAAAAACGTTGAGCAAGCGTTAACTCAAAGTGAGGCCCAGTACCGTTTATTGGCAGAAAATATGAGTGATTTGGTCTGCCTCCATGATCCTAAGGGAGCCTATCTCTATGTCAGTTCGTCGGTGCAGTCTCTGTTAGGCTACCAGCCTGCCTCTCTCATCGGTTGGAATCACTTTGAACTGATTCATCCCGATGATCGCGATCGCATCCATCACGAAGCACGACAACTCAAAGATGGTATAGCTCTCCCTTTGACCTATCGAATTCGTAAACGAGTGGGAGATTATCGCTGGTTTGAAACCGTTGCCCGTGGCATTTTTAACAGTGATGGTGATATTATTCAACTGCAAACAACGTCTCGTGACGTGACTGAAAAAATGCGGCTGCAACGCCAACTAGAACATGATGCCTTTCATGATACCCTAACAGGATTACCTAACCGGAACCTGCTCATGGAACGGCTCAATTTTGCGATTGAACGCATCCATCACGATAAGCATTACCAGTTTGCGGTATTATTTTTAGACTTGGATCACTTTAAAATTATCAATGATAGTTTAGGGCATTTAGCAGGAGATGAAGTGTTAATCGATGTAGCTCAAAGGCTGCAAAGAATAATACGTTCAATCGATTTAGTGGCTCGGCTAGGGGGAGATGAATTTGTTATATTAGTTGAAAAAATTACGGGGTTGCATGAGGTTGTTGAGCTTGTAGAACGACTTTTTGAGCAATTTAAGAGTCCCTTTACAATCGGTCATCAACAAACTTTAATTCGTGTTAGTATCGGCATTGTGGTCGGAACAATTCGCTATGATAAAGCAATCGATCTGATTCGTGACGCAGATACCGCAATGTATCGTGCCAAGGAAAAGGGCCGCTCCTGCTATGAGGTCTTCGATCCAACGATGCACATCCAAGCCTTGGCTAGGCTGGAGTTAGAAACGGATTTGCGTCGTGCAATCGAAGGCAATGAGCTATTTATCTGCTATCAGCCCATTACCCAGTTTCAGACCCATCAGCTCAGGAGCTTTGAAGCCCTAATTCGTTGGCAACACCCTGAGCGTGGTGTTGTTTCTCCTACTGAATTTATTCCGGTTGCTGAAGAAACTCAGCTTATTATACCGATGAGCATTTGGTTAATGAAGGAAGTGGGGCGGCAAATTAAAGCCTGGCAGCAAAACCCAGAATTTCCTCGTCCTCTCACAGAATCGTTACGAGTTAGTATCAATATTTCAGTAGTACATCTTAAGCACAGCCAGTTCATTGAAGAAGTTGATCGAGTGTTGCAAGAAATAGGGATATCTGGAAAAAACTTCATCTTTGAAATTACGGAAAGCACCCTTATTCAGGATGTCAATAATATTATTCAAATTTTTCGCTGTTTACAAGAGCGTGAGATCGCAATTACAATCGATGATTTTGGAACGGGGTATTCCTCTCTTAGCTATCTCTGTGATTTACCCATTACGACATTAAAAATCGACAAGTCTTTTGTGGGGCGAATGGTACAGAGTCCCCAGAATCGCCGCGTTGTAGAAACAATCCTCAGCCTCACTAAACATTTGGAATTGTTTTCGGTGGCAGAAGGGATTGAAACCATTGAACAATTTGAGTCTTTGAAGAAACTGGGCTGTCACTATGCTCAAGGGTATCTTTTTGGCCGACCAGAGCGCGCGGCGATCGCAAGCCAATGGCTGACTCAAGATCCTCTCCCATTTTTGGAGTCACGGTAGCTTCATCAGTGGACAGTATCCCGGAGTCCGGCGTATTGACAATCCAAAATCCCAGGTCATAATGGTCAGTAAAATTACGGAGAAGTGGGGTGCTATCCATGTCTCAACTTACATTGTCTGAAATTCTAGGGGGGCCGTCCGATGTCTACGAGTTCTGACCTAGTGGGAAGCGTGCAAAAGCCAACGGACAAACAGTCATCGGTGGATACCTCCGCCATTCAAAAGGATTCAAAGCCTGTTGTTTGGACGTTTGACTCCTACCCGAGGAATCCCGGACTGGGTTCGCGGGGGCGGTTGACCGATCCAACAGTTATTGACGAAAAAATCGAGTTTACGATACCAGGAGGGTCTTATCGGATTGTCTGGCGGGGCGATGGTGGCTATATCGCTCAGGGTGAGGTGAGTTACCCCAGCACCACCGGGTCATTTACAATCAGAGGGCCTCAGAGAGACCATTTCAACCCGGTTACTGGGGTTTCGGAGGATCACTTCCACCGGTCTACTGAGATTAATTTAGACAATATATCCCCATCCCTCCTGACCGAGGATCGGCTAGACAGCTTAAACCTTGTTATCTATACCCCTGAGGGACAAGTCTTAAGTGGTGTTCAGCCGGAGAAGGAGACCTGGGAAAGTCTGGGGATAGAGGTGCTACTGTCCGGGGCCAGGGATGTGACAACTCTAATGATCCAGACGCCTGAAGGCTATACCTTTAGGGTTCAAACCGATCCAGATGCGGAAGCTGGGACATCGCCTCTGATCAGTCTCGAACAGGATTTACTGGAGAATGACCCCAGTGGTGGAACTCTACGACTGGATGAGGGGGGAAGTTTAGCCGTAATCAAGCGAGATCCGTTAACGGGGGTGCAATTTGAGGAGTTCTTTGATGCGGACTTCTATCTGGCTAGTAACCCGGATGTGGCCGATGAGGTGGCCAACGGGGGGATGTCTGATCCCCTCACCCATTTTCAACGTCATGGACAATATGAGGGACGTAATCCCAATGCCTTTTTTGACACCGCTTTCTATCTGGCTAGTAACCCGGATGTGGCCGCAGAAGTTGCCGAAGGGTTGACGGAATCCGCCGTCCATCATTTCCTGAACTATGGGCAATTTGATTGGCGATCGCCCAATCCTGGTTACAGTGATCTGGCTTATCTGGTTCGTAATCCTGACGTGGTACAGGACCTGGCTTCTGGGGAGTTTACCACCCCCGTCGCCCATTTCCTCCAAGTGGGCCAGGCTCAAGGGTTCTCAGCCGTCCCCTTGGCCTGATTTCTCCCCCAGAACTGGCTACTGTCTCAGTCCTCCCCTTAAAATCGAATAACATCAAAGCTGTAGCGAGATGGCAAGGTCTTAGGAGAGTGGCAATGCTGGAACAGGAGTGGATTGACAAGGGAATTGCCCAGGCGAAGGCGGGAGATTACGTCGAAGCGATCGCCGCCTTCAGCGAAGCCATTGAGGCCAACCCCATATCGGCGATCGCCTATCGTCAGCGAGGCTTAGCCTATTATGATGCGGGGCGTATTCATGATGCGATTTCAGACTATACCCAGGCCATTAAACTCCATCCTAAGGATTTCGCGGCCCATTATGGACGGGCGATCGCCCGCCTGGCCCTGAAAAACTATACCGGGGCCTTGTCAGATATTGAGGTGGCCCTGCGAGTGAACAGTGAACACGCCGCTGGACAACGGTTACGGGGAACCCTCTGCCGCAAACTCGATGATATCCCGGAGGCGATCGCCAGCTTCAAACAGGCCGCGCAACTCTATCTCGCTCGCAAGGATAAGGAGAATTGTCAAGCCTGTCTCACGGCGATCGCCCAAATTAAGCCTCAATCCCAACTCACGCCACCGCCGTCTCCCCAAACTTCGCCCCCTCCCACTATGCCGAGCGTTGGGGATATTTACGGAGAACTGCTCGATCGCATTCGTCGCGGCGATGTCCAGAGTGCCCTGAGAGACTTAAACTGGGTCTTGCAGGCGGATGATGGAGATGCCGAGGCCCATTGCTGTCGCGGTATGGCCTATCTGAAACTCAATCAACCCGAAAACGCCCTCAAAGATTTTAATCGGGCCCTAAAACTCCAACCCAATCACCTCCTCGCCTTGCGTAATCGCGGTAAGGTTCGCTTCCAACTCGGCGATCGCGCTGGGGGAATGGCTGACTTTGGACAGGCCCTGCAACTCAACCCCGATGATGTGCTGATTTATGTGGCCAAAGGAAACGCCTTTCGGGATGTGGGAGATTATCAACAGGCGATCGCCACCTATAAACAGGCCCTCGATCTCGATGAAAACTGTGCCTCGATTTATCTCAATCGGGCCCTGGCCTATACTCGCCTCGAAGAAACCCGCCAGGCGATCGCCGACTATCAAACGGCCCTGTCTCTTTTTAGCGAGGCCGACGATTGGGATAACTATAACGCCACCCTCAAAAAACTAAATAGCCTGCAAGCCGGATTTTCTCGTTCTACCTCTTCCCCCAGTTCCTCCCCGTCAAGTGGCGGCTTTGGGGTGGGCCCGTCTCCCCGCAAAGAACGGTTACGGATACTTGTGGGAGGCCATTGGGAAATTGCTGAACGCCTACTTGAACAGGCGCGACACTATTATCCCAATCAATCTGAAGACTGGTATATCGAGAAAGTGATCCAGGATTTAGAACGGAATTTTGATAGCTAACTCGACTGCAATTTGGGCAAAAAATTTTCAAGCGTGACAATTTCTAAACTGTCCTTAATTTTCCTGCAATGCACAATCTATCCGGAGAATGAGGGTAACAGGGCGCATACTACCGATGTAGTAAAACGGGTGCAATACCCAGGGGTATCGACCATGAAAAGTGCGCCAGAATGCCCACGCTGTGGGAAGTATAGCGTTGTTAAGCAAAGCGACACCCGATGGACTTGTCTTAATTGTGGCTTCTCTAGAAGCTTATCCCATCGTCGCTCCAACCATAATCATGAGTCTGATGAGGAACACGAAGATGGCGGTTGGTTTGGCATTTTTGTCTTAGCCGGAATTCTCTTAGTGGTGATGGTTGAAGTTGCCTATAGCCAAAAACTTCCACAACGGTATCGGGAGGCATCGACTCCGGCAGTTAGCCTTTATCCATCACATTAAGGCAGAAGAAGGCAGTAGGCAGTAGGCAGTAGGCAAAAGCAGGGAACGGGGAACAGGGAATCGGGAACGGAGAAGATGGGGGGGCGTACCCTTGTGGCCCTCTGGATGCAAAGGGGGAGACAGTTGATTAGAATAAGGGGGCGAGAAGAGGAAAAAGGGACGAGTATATGTCCCTTTTTTTTGTAAGATGGCTTCTGATATTTATTTTTTAGTCTTTGTGGTTAAGACGTTGTGATACTCTTCGAAGCCAAATCAGAAAGAGTCTTTGGACATGAATGTTGTCTAATTTGAAGTGTTCGCTGCCAATGGTTGATTGGGGTCACATTCAGCCTCTTCACAGGCCCCGATGCTCACCCAGGTACTGGTTCCATCTTGCCAATGTTCTTTCTTCCAGATGGGGGCGGTATGCTTGAGGGTGTCGATGGCATACTGACAAGCCTCAAACGCCTCACCCCGATGGGGACAGCCAACGACAACCAGGACACTAATCTCCCCCACGGTCAACTTACCAATACGATGATGAATGACGAGGGAGCGGATGTCAGACCAGTGTTGTTGAATCTGGGAACCAATTTGACGAAACACCTGTAACGCCATGGGTTCGTAGGCTTGATATTCCAGATAGTTCACCGGTTGTCCGTCAGTATTGTCTCGTACCATGCCACTCATGACGACAATGGCACCATTTCCTGAGTCATCGGCCCGTTGGTAGGCATCGCTTAGAGTCAGGGGTGCAAACTTAATGGCAAAATCGGTTTTCATGGTCGGTTTTGAAGGCAAGATGACAGAGAACTATGAACGTCGCCAGTTAAACCAGGCTTGCTGGAGATTGGCTTGGCGGGGATGGCTGGTTTGCCAGTGATGATGCCACAGTTGCAAGAATGCGGCAAAGAGATCGTCATCTGGTGGGGGAATCTTGGCTAGGGCCTCGATGGGGGCATTCTGTCGAATGAGAAGGGCGATGGATTGAATCCAATGAGGGGCTTTGTCTCCTAGGCTGTGGGCCCCGAGGAGTTGTCCCGAGGGACTGACGAGGAGTTTGGCGAATCCCGAGAGATTGCCCCGCCGTTGGCTAGATTCGAGTTGATAGAGGGGAAGGGAGAGGCTAATGAACCCATCGCCAAATTGATGTTGGGCTTGAGGGGTGGTTAAGCCCACAGCGGCGATGGGAGGAACCGTGGCGATCGCCCGTGGGACTGTGCTGTAATCCAGGGGACGCTGGCGGAACCTCAGGGCATTGTGGGTGGCCAGTTGCGCTTCGTATCGTTCTAGGTGGCGATCGCCATAGCCCCCTAAGATTGAACCACAGGCGTAGAGATGGGGTTGGGCGGTTTCTAGGCTGGGACTGGTTTTAATGGTGTTCTTCCCCCATTTTATTG
Proteins encoded:
- the pheT gene encoding phenylalanine--tRNA ligase subunit beta, whose protein sequence is MRISLNWLQTLIKIDLTADDLAHRLTMAGFEVEEIEERSTWADGVVIGKIVSIEPHPNADKLRVCQVDIGSAELQQIVCGAPNAQADIYVPVATIGTKLPQVDLKIKPTKLRGVPSNGMICSLEEVGLTSEIDGIHIFAEGNDSEFQGKIGADARPFLGLDDSILDLTATANRADALSMVGVAREVAALTGDKLELPQVEVAEIAPKESLTVEVAQTKACPAYIGTMIEGVTIAPSPDWLQQRLQAAGVRPINNVVDITNYVMLEWGQPLHAFDCDRLQQLTGQDSLTIGVRYAKDAETLKTLDGQERSLQETNLLITVNDHPVALAGVMGGGESEVHSGTTNLVLEAALFDPVAVRRSSRSQNLRSESSSRYERGVNFAELETACQRAIALISELAGGTPVSQAKADSRPDLSQTLTLRAARVRHVLGPVHLGDEVGDLPEADMKQILERLNFGVTSTEEAGVWTVQVPPYRRRDIEREIDLIEEIARLYGYDNFCETLPKQGTLGQLSPEFALTGQLREALRGAGLTELIHYSLVKPSQEQQICLGNPLFAEYSALRTELLPGMIDAFEYNLKQGNGALNGFEIGRVFWKEEDSYQEKNVVAGILGGDRTQGRWLRSGKEHPMSWFEAKGVLQGVFDRLGLAVSYQADAGDERLHPGRTASLWLRGRQLGRFGQLHPQLRQERELPDEVYVFELELSLLLEALPSSQVPKFKPFSTFPASDRDLAFFAPIDAEVLELEKAMSRAGGKLLESVELFDEYRGESVPEGQRSLAFRLVYRAGDRTLKDKDVDTAHQKVRDAVVKKFKVNLRS
- a CDS encoding bifunctional diguanylate cyclase/phosphodiesterase, encoding MAFWQRYRPTHCLENLPLRAVLIVPFVVQVTFAVGLTGWIAWRNGQKAVNDLAEQLRSEVTLRIEQKLNTFLEIPPTINHINENALRLGYISTTDLEPLYPHFFAQAQEFEQAGGIFFGRADGEFIGNGNFGPRYSHQLMMAGAATDGAIHFYDVDHDGRPVELERVTPGFDPRERPWYQAAMTAGTSTWGEIFPYHAYTLLAIPMATPIYDDNGSLIGVFGNNFFLDQISDFLSDLKVSQTGQTYIIERNGNLVASSTLSEPFTVEDGVTYRLNSLDSGDPVLDASAELLSDRYPELDTIQAPVQLDFSYEQERYFVQVSPFQDEFGLDWLIVVIMPESDFMAQINANTRNSILLCLAALGVAIVSGLLTSRWIMRSVIPLMKASSAIAKGELSQAIKPGRLRELAILAKTFNHMSQRLQRSFAALNTAHQNLQESEEKFRYFAENSDAVLWIFDRFQRRFIYVSPACCDVWGCEESRLLSQSSHLLRRLLPEDRKELLNALRQIEQTHTLVIDYRIVEADGSVCWVRDHVFLLENGQGDTPWLGGIAEDITERKNVEQALTQSEAQYRLLAENMSDLVCLHDPKGAYLYVSSSVQSLLGYQPASLIGWNHFELIHPDDRDRIHHEARQLKDGIALPLTYRIRKRVGDYRWFETVARGIFNSDGDIIQLQTTSRDVTEKMRLQRQLEHDAFHDTLTGLPNRNLLMERLNFAIERIHHDKHYQFAVLFLDLDHFKIINDSLGHLAGDEVLIDVAQRLQRIIRSIDLVARLGGDEFVILVEKITGLHEVVELVERLFEQFKSPFTIGHQQTLIRVSIGIVVGTIRYDKAIDLIRDADTAMYRAKEKGRSCYEVFDPTMHIQALARLELETDLRRAIEGNELFICYQPITQFQTHQLRSFEALIRWQHPERGVVSPTEFIPVAEETQLIIPMSIWLMKEVGRQIKAWQQNPEFPRPLTESLRVSINISVVHLKHSQFIEEVDRVLQEIGISGKNFIFEITESTLIQDVNNIIQIFRCLQEREIAITIDDFGTGYSSLSYLCDLPITTLKIDKSFVGRMVQSPQNRRVVETILSLTKHLELFSVAEGIETIEQFESLKKLGCHYAQGYLFGRPERAAIASQWLTQDPLPFLESR
- a CDS encoding tetratricopeptide repeat protein, with translation MLEQEWIDKGIAQAKAGDYVEAIAAFSEAIEANPISAIAYRQRGLAYYDAGRIHDAISDYTQAIKLHPKDFAAHYGRAIARLALKNYTGALSDIEVALRVNSEHAAGQRLRGTLCRKLDDIPEAIASFKQAAQLYLARKDKENCQACLTAIAQIKPQSQLTPPPSPQTSPPPTMPSVGDIYGELLDRIRRGDVQSALRDLNWVLQADDGDAEAHCCRGMAYLKLNQPENALKDFNRALKLQPNHLLALRNRGKVRFQLGDRAGGMADFGQALQLNPDDVLIYVAKGNAFRDVGDYQQAIATYKQALDLDENCASIYLNRALAYTRLEETRQAIADYQTALSLFSEADDWDNYNATLKKLNSLQAGFSRSTSSPSSSPSSGGFGVGPSPRKERLRILVGGHWEIAERLLEQARHYYPNQSEDWYIEKVIQDLERNFDS
- a CDS encoding molybdenum cofactor biosynthesis protein MoaE, producing the protein MKTDFAIKFAPLTLSDAYQRADDSGNGAIVVMSGMVRDNTDGQPVNYLEYQAYEPMALQVFRQIGSQIQQHWSDIRSLVIHHRIGKLTVGEISVLVVVGCPHRGEAFEACQYAIDTLKHTAPIWKKEHWQDGTSTWVSIGACEEAECDPNQPLAANTSN